AGATCGACTGCAACAGATGTTTGCTTTGAAAGCTCGGTCAAGAGGATTACAACTCATTTTTGAGCGATCGCGTACAGTTCCTCAATATATCTGTGCCGATGAGAGTAAATTGCGCCAAGTTCTCGTTAATCTGTTAGGAAACGCAATTAAGTTTACGCAGATAGGTGCAGTGACGTTGCGTGTAGCAACTCCTAGCCAAAATATTACAGCGGAGGAAGCTATCACCCTGAACTTCAGCGTCGAAGATACGGGTTGCGGTATTGCTGACTCTGACTTTAATCGCCTATTTGAGCCATTCGTCCAAACGGAGGCGGGACAGAAAGCTCAGGAAGGTACTGGACTTGGATTACCCATCAGCCAGCGATTTGTACGGCTCATGGGCGGAGATATAAAGGTAAATAGCACTGTAGGAAAAGGCTCAATTTTTACGTTTGATATCCGAACTAGTGCAGTAGTTCTGGATACCTTGCCAACGCCTGCGCCGAGTCGGCAAGTTATCGGTTTAGAAAAGGGACAACCCAGCTATCGCATTTTGATTGTTGAGGACAAACTAGAAAATCGGCGGCTTCTCGTTGACTTGTTGACCCCCATTGGCTTTGAGGTGCGGGAGGCAGTAAATGGCCAAGTCGCGATCGACCTTTGGCAAAGCTGGTCGCCTAACTTAATCTGGATGGATCTGCGGATGCCAATTATGAACGGATTTGAAGCAACCCAGCATATAAAAGCGGCAGGCGCTCAAGCTCCGGTGATTATCGCTTTGACTGGAAGCGCATTTGAAGAAGACCGCTTAACAGCTCTATCCGTAGGCTTTGATGACTTTGTGCGTAAGCCATTTCGGACGACCGTGATTTTTGAAAAGATGGCTGAACACTTGGGCGTTCGCTATATTTATGCTAATGAAGTGGAAAATAGGGAAGGAATATCTTGGCTTTCTAATGCTTCATCCTTGACACATGATTTGCTAACAGTTGCAGATTTAAGCGTAATGCCCAGCGACTGGATCGAGCAACTGCATCAGGCGGCGCTCCGAATCAATGCTAAAGAAATCCTCATGCTGATTAAGCAAATTCCTGAGCAGCATGATCACCTGATTAAGGGGTTAACCAATCTCGTAGACTGCTTCTCTTTTGAAGAAATTATTGTATTAACTCATCGCTAGGGTAGCAGAAAGCAGGGTATCATTTGTATTAGCTATTACGTAAAATGCTCTAATACGAATTCTTTCAATGAAAGTAACATATCGTTCATAGTAGCGCTTAAGCGCTACTACAAGCCTGATTTAATTTGTCATCATATTTTAGATAAACGGTATAAATTAGACTTCCGCTAACATTATTTTTGATGATCATCTGCTCAGGCATTATGGCTGTCGCTAGGTAGTTTAGGACATCAACTGAACATAAAACCCAGACACCAAAAGACTTTCAAACTTATTCCCTGTTCCCTGTCCCCTGTCCCCTGCTATATTTATGGTTCACCAATCAACATAAAACCTGCCCAATCTAATGGGTGGGGATATTTTTTCATTGTGGTCAACATAGCTTGCCGCAGTGCATCTGCCTTATCAGGGTGGCGCTGGATTTGGCGATAGAATTCAGTCATCAGTAAAGCAGTTGCATCATCAGGTACTGACCATAAAGAGACTATTACACTGGGAACTCTCGCAGCAACCAAGGCACGGGATAAGCCAACAACTCCATCTCCAGTGATCTTGCCTCGCCCGGTGTTGCAAGCACTGAGAACGACTAATTCAGCGTTCAATTTGAGGTCAAGAATTTCACTGGCGAAAAGAATACCATTCTCTTCTGTTGAGGTTTGCTCCTTCGCTGTGGGATCGGGAGCAAGGGCGATCGCACCTGGTATTCCTAATCCGTGAAAGTCGCTGAGTAATCCGTGGGTTGCTAAATGAACTATCTTAGAACGGCTCATCTGTTGAATCACCCTTGATTTGTTTGCGTTTTCACCAATCAGGGCTGTTGTGTGAAAGATTTGAGCGATCGCTTTGGCTTCACCCGCTTGGTCTAGAATTTTTTGCGATAAATTCAAACGTTTTTGGTGAAAGGCGATCGCTTTTACATACAAGTCTGCCCCATAATAAGCATTCCCTAAATTTCCTAATGCCTGGGCTGTTTGAGATCGCTCATCAACTAAATTCCGGTTGCTTGCTGATTACCCAATACAGCAGCGATTGCCTTCTCTTCTCCTCTAGAATCGTTCGTGAACTAGACGCTGCACGGTAAGCCTTTGCGTAGCCGTGTCGCTTTGCGAATCATGTACCCCTACCCTATGATGCTACGTCTGAGAAGGGCCTTACGGCACTGCGCGGAGCACAATCGCTCTGGATTTTAGATTCTCTTTCCAACTTCTCAGAAAACGCAGAGATCAGCTTTACTCCTAGCAGACTAGAAAACCAATACTTTTTCTGTTCTGTCAAGCTCTAAATGACATCTACTATATTTGCAAGTGCCGGAGGCATTCGCTACTAGCACAATATGAAAGAAACATATTTTTGTGAGTTTTCTGAAAACCTTGCTGGATAGGGATTCTTAAATGGGTTTCTTAAGAGTCAAGCTCTGTTGACAATTTGTAACAAACTTGTTATATTTATTTACATAACTAAACAAAAAAGAAAAAACTATGTACACTACTGTTAATGAAGACGGCATTCTCAACAACTATGCAGCTGAACCCAAGGTGTACTATGCTGAGTACCCTGCAATTTGGGAACAACGCAAATACCTTTTACAAAGTGTGTTCGCTACTTTAATAGTCACAACTTTAGTTTTGATTGCTTTTAGCGTGAGCTAAGACTTTTCGACTTCAATATAGCTATATCTCATCGTCAATCTCCCCCTCGCCTCAGCTTACACAGCTGGGGTTTTTTGCACTGATAGTATAAATTACATTATTTAAGTATTAATGCGTAGCGTGTACTTTGCACTCGCCCTTCGCCTTGAGCTCTGACGAGAGAAGGGCAATGCAAGGGGTTAAAAACCCGCACGTTTATCGTCCCTTGCACAGTTTCAAAGGAGAAGATTTAGTAGTCTTCTCCCAAAGGGAGACGCCTGCCGTAGGATGACCGTTCGCCAGTATCAACTAACTCCCAATCTGGAGTGTCTGAATTTAAGGAAGAGGTTCTTTTATGATGCTCTTTTACAGTTTCTAATCTTCAGCTCTCAATTTCCCTGATTTGATCCTCGATAAATTCGCTCCATCTGCTCTGGAGAGAGGCGTTTCATTGGAAACCACTCAAATGCAGGAATAGGTTGTTTTTCTGGAGAATTAACGTCATTTTGCTGGGTTTGAGGCGGATGGGCTACTACATTAGTATTTGGAAACTTATCCAAGCGCGTCTCATTTATCTCTGATTCTGGAACCTGGGTTTGAGGCAAGACATAGGCGTGCTTCTGCGGATCGTATGCTAAAACTTCTCCTGTTTCAATATGATAAATCCAAGCATAAATGTTCAGTTCCCCCTGATAGAGCTTAGAGTGAATCACCGGATACGTTCGCAAATTTTCAATTTGGGTAAGAACATTTTCGGCAATCATAATTTCTAGCAGTTCTTCGCCGTCATAGTGACTGTAGTGGTCTAGAACCAGTCTTCGGGTAGCCTCCGCATATTTAAGCCAATCATGCACGAGCGGCATTTCATCGCTCAGGCTGTGTAACTTCATTAATCCTTTCATTGCGCCGCAATGAGAGTGACCACAGATAATAATTTGCCGAATATCTAAAGCTTGAACAGCATATTCAATTGTAGCTCCTTCACCACCATTAGTTGCCCCATATGGTGGAATTATGTTGCCTGCATTGCGAATGACAAATAATTCACCGACTTGGGCTTGTGTAATTAGATTTGGATCGAGACGCGAATCGGAACAGGTAATAAATAATACCCTGGGCTTTTGCTCGTGTGAAAGTTGCTCAAACAGTTGTTGATGTGCCGAAAAATAGCTAGATTTAAATTCACGTAGACCTTTAATTAATTTCTTCATTACCAAGTTCCACAAATATTCGTGTGTTAGGAGCCAAATTAGAGAGCGGATTGAGGAAGTAAAAAGCGATCGCTTTTCACGATTTTACAATTGAGAAAGATTACTCTATCATAGGTCAGCTTAGTGCTTGAAATATCCTCTCTGATTTACTCCTGTTGATTTTTTCGCCTTGGGAACTCCGTTCGTTAGCAGGTCAAGTTACGACAAGAGAACCCTAAAGGCGAACCTATAGACTATTACAATATATTACTAATGTGTACAAATATAAAAAAAGTGCTAGTCACGATTGGAACTGGCGCTAGTTTTGTGTAAATTTCAAACAGGACAATTGGCTATTATCTGCTAACTAGAGCAATATTCAGCTTCAAATACACTAAATAGTTAGCTAATATCACTTTAGAGAGATTGATTCTATTTAGGATTTACCCAAAGCGATAGAAGACATCAGCAACATCAGGATTTGTTGCATTAATTAATTGAATTGAGATTAATACCCCATCCCTGACCAGCAGTGTCTCCACTCCAAACAAAGAATATATCTCGCCCATATCTAAAAGGAGTTTGGAAAGTGCCATTTACAGGAGCGCTGTAAATGCCTTGGTTATTTAAATCTTGGAAAATCACTCGACAAAATTGTTTGTATAGCAACTGAAGTATATGTTAGGACGTTAAATGAATAGCTATATCAACTCTCTCCCGAAAATTTTCGATAGTACCAACGCAATTAATCACACGTGCGATGCCTGCGGCAATCACAAAGGGGAACGTTTATGCCAAATTTTAATATCATGCTCACCTTAATAATAAAGTAAATTTTTACCTTTTTCTTGGAAGATCAGAAATATACTACTTACCTGCATCAACTAATCAGATGGACATAATTAAATACACTCTGAGTGAATATCAGATGCCTACTGCTTGGTACAACATCCAAGCTGACTTGCCACAAGCCTTACCACCAGTTTTAAATCCTGGTAATGGTAAGCCAATTACATCAGATGATTTATTACCTCTATTCCCATTGGCACTGATTGAACAAGAAGTTAGTCAACAAAGATGGATTGAAATACCAGATGTAGTACGCTCTATTTATTGCCAATGGCGACCGACTCCTCTTTATCGCGCCCGTCGTTTAGAAAAAGCTTTGGATACACCTGCCAAAATTTACTACAAGTATGAAGGTGTTAGTCCTTCTGGAAGCCACAAACCGAATACGGCAGTCGCCCAAGCATACTACAACAAACAAGCTGGGGTCAAAAGACTAACTACTGAAACCGGAGCAGGACAGTGGGGTTCATCTCTAGCATTTGCTGGGGCGCTATTCAACCTAGAAGTCTTAGTTTACATGGTAAAAGTCAGCTACCAGCAAAAACCTTACCGTCGAGCGTTAATGGAAAGCTACGGTGCGAAAGTAATTGCTAGTCCAAGTACTGAAACTCAAGCAGGACGCCAAATTCTTGCAGAACATCCCAACAGCACAGGCAGTTTGGGTATTGCTATTAGTG
This region of Nostoc sp. UHCC 0302 genomic DNA includes:
- a CDS encoding CHAT domain-containing protein, which translates into the protein MYVKAIAFHQKRLNLSQKILDQAGEAKAIAQIFHTTALIGENANKSRVIQQMSRSKIVHLATHGLLSDFHGLGIPGAIALAPDPTAKEQTSTEENGILFASEILDLKLNAELVVLSACNTGRGKITGDGVVGLSRALVAARVPSVIVSLWSVPDDATALLMTEFYRQIQRHPDKADALRQAMLTTMKKYPHPLDWAGFMLIGEP
- a CDS encoding ssl1498 family light-harvesting-like protein — protein: MYTTVNEDGILNNYAAEPKVYYAEYPAIWEQRKYLLQSVFATLIVTTLVLIAFSVS
- a CDS encoding carbonic anhydrase, which gives rise to MKKLIKGLREFKSSYFSAHQQLFEQLSHEQKPRVLFITCSDSRLDPNLITQAQVGELFVIRNAGNIIPPYGATNGGEGATIEYAVQALDIRQIIICGHSHCGAMKGLMKLHSLSDEMPLVHDWLKYAEATRRLVLDHYSHYDGEELLEIMIAENVLTQIENLRTYPVIHSKLYQGELNIYAWIYHIETGEVLAYDPQKHAYVLPQTQVPESEINETRLDKFPNTNVVAHPPQTQQNDVNSPEKQPIPAFEWFPMKRLSPEQMERIYRGSNQGN